A part of Kitasatospora acidiphila genomic DNA contains:
- a CDS encoding ankyrin repeat domain-containing protein has protein sequence MGEDPLVTAVRSGDEDAVRVLLEDGADPDHVDEQGNPVLCLAISAFSSSVAGYLVAGGADAVRRLPDGTTPLLRAVDSGSIGLVHCLLGEAALLGEATRAELLARARQWHETGPVAMLRQQTGSPGPVERVRVRDREWSTEYHEIRLGGTTVRDGHPGILTLVEKHLGLRPGVGELAARACALEYPDREHAAWWEITGTLAERQDDATWQAAAALRAHPDPLHRRFGAEVLVSLVLGDPLSDAPSPFDLRTLEFFLGWAPAEGHPDVLAELLAGLGHHDDPRIEPLGLTYLAHPASQVRAQVPATLERTLSGRPDRWTYTPEGLDAMLVLARDTDASVRRLVAHQLAESRDPAPAIGDALAELLDAEDQMTRIWAAFGLAERDDPRCLDAAARVGPVDDRQAWSWILDAPSRYEQRQGPTTTE, from the coding sequence ATGGGCGAGGATCCACTCGTCACGGCGGTGCGGAGCGGGGACGAGGACGCGGTCAGGGTGCTGCTGGAGGACGGGGCGGATCCCGATCACGTCGACGAGCAGGGCAACCCCGTACTCTGCCTGGCCATAAGCGCGTTCAGCTCGTCGGTCGCCGGCTACCTGGTGGCGGGCGGCGCGGATGCGGTCCGCCGGCTGCCCGACGGGACCACCCCGCTGCTGCGGGCCGTCGACAGCGGCTCCATCGGTCTCGTCCACTGCCTGCTCGGCGAAGCGGCCCTGCTCGGCGAGGCCACCCGCGCGGAACTGCTGGCACGCGCCCGGCAGTGGCACGAAACCGGCCCGGTCGCCATGCTGCGCCAGCAGACCGGCTCCCCGGGCCCGGTCGAGCGGGTCCGGGTCCGGGACCGGGAGTGGTCCACCGAGTACCACGAGATCCGGCTCGGCGGAACGACCGTCCGCGACGGGCACCCGGGGATCCTCACCCTCGTCGAGAAGCACCTCGGACTACGCCCGGGAGTCGGCGAGTTGGCCGCCCGCGCGTGCGCCCTCGAGTACCCCGACCGGGAGCACGCCGCCTGGTGGGAGATCACCGGCACCCTTGCCGAGAGGCAGGACGACGCCACGTGGCAGGCTGCGGCGGCCCTGCGAGCCCACCCCGATCCCCTGCACCGCCGCTTCGGCGCGGAGGTCCTGGTCTCACTCGTGCTCGGTGATCCCCTGTCCGACGCCCCGAGCCCGTTCGACCTGCGCACGCTGGAGTTCTTCCTCGGCTGGGCGCCGGCGGAGGGGCACCCGGACGTCCTGGCGGAGCTCCTGGCCGGCCTGGGCCACCATGACGACCCGAGGATCGAGCCCCTGGGCCTCACGTACCTCGCCCACCCTGCCTCGCAGGTGCGCGCCCAGGTGCCCGCGACCCTGGAACGCACGCTCTCGGGCCGCCCGGACCGGTGGACCTACACCCCCGAGGGGCTGGACGCCATGCTCGTACTGGCCCGGGACACCGATGCCTCCGTTCGCAGACTCGTCGCCCACCAGCTCGCGGAGAGCCGGGATCCGGCGCCCGCCATCGGGGACGCCCTGGCCGAACTCCTCGACGCGGAGGACCAGATGACCCGCATCTGGGCCGCTTTCGGACTCGCCGAACGGGATGATCCGCGCTGCCTCGACGCCGCCGCCCGGGTGGGCCCCGTCGACGACCGCCAGGCCTGGTCCTGGATCCTCGACGCACCCTCGCGGTACGAGCAGCGCCAGGGGCCCACCACAACCGAGTAG
- a CDS encoding LysR family transcriptional regulator, producing the protein MELRTLRYFVAVAEELHFGRAATRLHMSQPPLSRAIKQLEADVGALLFARSPVGVTLTPVGAVLLDEARALLDHADRVRVRVSAAAGVATITVGILGDGTDPGVSRLAAAYRRSHPGIDIRIRDTDLTDPTCGLRAGLVDVALTRAPFDETALTVRALRTDPVGVVLRADDPLARRDRLRLAELSDRRWFQFPQGTDPVWQAYWNGGRPREGPVVRAVQECLHAVLWNGTVGLAPLGHDLPAELAAVPLIDMLPSRVVAVWNEGDANPLIRSFIEIATAAYRH; encoded by the coding sequence GTGGAGCTACGGACCTTGCGCTACTTCGTGGCCGTCGCCGAGGAACTCCACTTCGGCCGGGCCGCCACCCGACTGCACATGAGCCAGCCGCCGCTGAGTCGGGCGATCAAGCAGTTGGAAGCTGATGTCGGGGCCCTGCTGTTCGCCCGCTCGCCGGTCGGCGTGACGCTCACTCCCGTGGGCGCGGTGCTGCTCGACGAGGCGCGGGCCCTGCTCGACCACGCCGACCGCGTCCGCGTCCGCGTGAGCGCCGCAGCCGGCGTCGCGACCATCACCGTCGGCATCCTGGGCGACGGCACCGACCCGGGCGTGTCCAGGCTGGCCGCCGCCTACCGCCGGAGCCACCCCGGCATCGACATCCGCATCCGCGACACCGATCTGACCGACCCGACCTGCGGGCTGCGCGCCGGACTGGTCGACGTCGCCCTGACCCGGGCGCCGTTCGACGAGACCGCTCTGACAGTGCGGGCGCTGCGCACCGATCCGGTCGGCGTGGTCCTGCGCGCCGACGATCCGCTGGCCCGCCGCGACCGGCTGCGGCTGGCCGAGCTGAGCGACCGCCGCTGGTTCCAGTTCCCGCAGGGCACCGACCCCGTCTGGCAGGCGTACTGGAACGGCGGCAGGCCGCGTGAGGGCCCGGTGGTGCGAGCCGTCCAGGAATGCCTGCACGCCGTGCTGTGGAACGGCACGGTCGGCCTGGCCCCGCTCGGGCACGACCTGCCCGCGGAGTTGGCCGCGGTGCCGCTGATCGACATGCTGCCGAGCCGAGTGGTGGCGGTGTGGAACGAAGGCGACGCCAACCCGTTGATCCGTTCCTTCATCGAGATCGCGACAGCCGCGTACCGTCACTGA
- a CDS encoding VOC family protein, producing MACRIGELVLGCREPEVLARFWCEVLDFVVLGREADGSVEIGPREGFGGPQPTIFLSRRDEPEQGKSRLHIDVNATDRDQDAELERLLKLGARPADIGQTGQESWHVLADPEGNEFCLLKARLNPL from the coding sequence ATGGCATGTCGTATCGGTGAGCTCGTGCTCGGTTGCCGCGAGCCCGAGGTGCTCGCGCGGTTCTGGTGCGAGGTCCTGGACTTCGTCGTGCTCGGTCGCGAGGCCGACGGCTCGGTGGAGATCGGGCCGCGGGAGGGGTTCGGCGGTCCGCAGCCGACGATCTTCCTCAGTCGCCGGGATGAGCCGGAGCAGGGGAAGTCCCGGCTGCACATCGACGTCAACGCCACCGACCGCGATCAGGACGCCGAGCTCGAACGCCTTCTGAAGCTCGGTGCGCGCCCGGCCGACATCGGCCAGACGGGGCAGGAGTCGTGGCACGTCCTGGCCGACCCCGAAGGCAATGAGTTCTGCCTGCTCAAGGCCCGCCTCAACCCGCTCTGA
- a CDS encoding CBU_0592 family membrane protein, whose amino-acid sequence MGTEVTAAGWIGAGLLLTAYALASAARIRAAGSAFQLLNLLGSAALTVNSGYHHAWPSAVLNAAWIAIGAVVLVRHTTSPAARRDRAGAGTAPGDVT is encoded by the coding sequence ATGGGGACCGAAGTCACCGCCGCCGGCTGGATCGGGGCCGGGCTGCTGCTCACCGCCTACGCCCTCGCGTCGGCCGCGCGCATCCGCGCCGCAGGCTCCGCGTTCCAACTCCTCAACCTGCTCGGCTCCGCCGCACTGACTGTCAACTCCGGCTACCATCACGCCTGGCCGTCCGCAGTGCTCAACGCCGCATGGATCGCCATCGGGGCCGTCGTGCTGGTCCGCCACACCACCTCACCCGCCGCACGCCGCGACCGGGCGGGTGCCGGAACGGCACCGGGCGACGTGACGTGA
- a CDS encoding cyclase family protein → METENMEQGLDRADGQQWRVQFDADVAFANGGGLQTQGFRLDVPGPDLGDDDIAELFVRHLGLLMVDTVRISGKRTLREPHKGGRGTGGAAAQTAGRRVVELSHPIRHGMVTLPGLPTPEISDHLSRKASRDHYAPGTEFHIGRISMVANTGTYLDSPFHRFGDGPDLAGLPLAGLVDLDGLVVRVLGAHGRAVDRDALLPYQVTGRAVLIHTGWDRHWGTDRYGSGGHPFLTAEGAAWLADQRPALVGIDSLNIDDTEDPTRPAHTTLLAAGIPVVEHLCSLEQLPVDGFRFHAAPPAIEGMGTFPIRAYAMLPGAER, encoded by the coding sequence ATGGAGACGGAGAACATGGAGCAGGGCCTCGACCGTGCCGACGGGCAGCAGTGGCGCGTGCAGTTCGACGCGGATGTGGCGTTCGCCAACGGTGGCGGCCTGCAGACCCAGGGGTTCAGGCTGGACGTGCCGGGCCCGGACCTCGGCGACGACGACATCGCCGAGCTCTTCGTGCGACACCTCGGCCTGCTGATGGTCGACACGGTGCGCATCAGCGGCAAGCGCACGCTGCGCGAGCCGCACAAGGGCGGCCGCGGCACCGGCGGGGCGGCCGCGCAGACGGCAGGCCGCCGGGTAGTAGAGCTCAGCCACCCGATCCGGCACGGCATGGTCACCCTTCCGGGCCTGCCCACGCCAGAGATCAGCGACCACCTCTCGCGAAAGGCGTCCCGCGACCACTACGCGCCCGGCACCGAGTTCCACATCGGCCGGATTTCGATGGTCGCGAACACCGGCACCTACCTCGACAGCCCCTTCCACCGCTTCGGCGACGGGCCGGACCTGGCGGGACTGCCGCTCGCCGGGCTGGTCGACCTGGACGGGCTGGTGGTCCGGGTCCTCGGTGCGCACGGCCGTGCCGTCGACCGGGACGCACTGCTGCCGTACCAGGTCACCGGCCGGGCGGTGCTGATCCACACCGGCTGGGACCGGCACTGGGGCACCGACCGCTACGGATCGGGCGGCCACCCCTTCCTCACCGCTGAGGGCGCCGCCTGGCTCGCCGATCAGCGGCCCGCGCTCGTGGGCATCGACTCGCTGAACATCGACGACACCGAGGACCCGACCCGTCCCGCGCACACCACCCTGCTGGCCGCGGGCATCCCCGTCGTGGAACACCTGTGCAGTCTGGAGCAACTGCCGGTGGACGGATTCCGGTTCCACGCAGCGCCGCCCGCCATCGAGGGCATGGGCACCTTCCCGATCCGCGCCTACGCGATGCTGCCCGGCGCGGAGCGGTAG
- a CDS encoding LysR family transcriptional regulator, producing the protein MELDPRRLRVLHAVAVRGGVVDAARLLHLTPSAVSQQLAQLEREVGQPLVDRSRRRVGLTPAGQLLAARAERIEQELAEARRELARVSGRVTGPVAIAGFSSAICHLLVPALRQLTTTQPDLEPRVVELEGPVALRELRTGGLDLVVAEYDVGGPGATADPAGLSTAPVADDEYRVVLPADWSPPPGSVRDLADRPWVVGPPGSACGRALERISAEYGFTPHHAHTAVEFPTVLALVAAGLGAAIVPSLALGGTRADFVKLPSLPVAGHRRVAALRRSSGSGPDPLTEAVIAALREAATTLGLKPPADEAL; encoded by the coding sequence ATGGAACTCGACCCCAGACGTCTCCGGGTGCTCCACGCGGTAGCCGTGCGAGGCGGCGTGGTGGACGCGGCGCGACTGCTGCACCTGACCCCCTCGGCGGTCTCCCAGCAACTCGCCCAGCTGGAGCGGGAAGTCGGCCAGCCGCTGGTGGACCGGTCCCGGCGCAGGGTCGGGCTCACCCCGGCCGGGCAGCTCCTCGCCGCCCGCGCCGAGCGCATCGAGCAGGAGCTGGCCGAGGCGCGCCGCGAACTCGCCAGGGTGAGCGGGCGCGTGACCGGCCCGGTCGCCATCGCCGGGTTCTCCTCGGCCATCTGCCACCTCCTGGTCCCAGCGCTGCGTCAACTCACCACCACCCAGCCGGACCTGGAGCCCAGGGTGGTGGAACTGGAGGGCCCCGTGGCCCTGCGCGAACTGCGGACCGGCGGGCTCGACCTGGTGGTCGCCGAGTACGACGTGGGCGGTCCCGGCGCCACCGCGGACCCGGCCGGTCTCTCCACCGCGCCGGTCGCCGACGACGAGTACCGCGTCGTCCTGCCCGCCGATTGGTCGCCTCCGCCCGGCTCCGTGAGGGACCTGGCGGACCGTCCGTGGGTGGTCGGCCCTCCTGGGAGCGCCTGCGGGCGGGCGCTGGAGCGGATCTCCGCCGAGTACGGCTTCACCCCGCACCACGCGCACACCGCCGTGGAGTTCCCCACCGTTCTCGCACTGGTGGCGGCCGGCCTCGGCGCGGCGATCGTCCCCAGCCTGGCCCTGGGCGGCACGCGCGCCGACTTCGTCAAGCTCCCCTCCCTGCCCGTCGCCGGCCACCGCCGCGTCGCCGCGCTCCGCCGCTCCTCGGGCTCCGGCCCCGACCCACTGACGGAGGCCGTGATCGCGGCCCTGCGCGAGGCCGCGACGACGCTGGGGTTGAAACCACCTGCCGACGAAGCACTCTGA
- a CDS encoding serine hydrolase domain-containing protein: MTAFMTRHGVPGASVALTDQGRLVYVEGFGVTDPATNALVTPGHLFRIASVSKPITAVTIFRLIELGELRLGDIVFGSSGILGNRFGTQPYHQGVDQITVQHLLEHSSGWAQSQDPMFEHLELSQRQLIDRMLDTELLTHAPGSTFEYLNFGYCLLGRIIEALTGLPYEDAVRRYVLAPCGITEMYLAGDSLAERRNNEVVYVQQGAVSPYDIRISRMDSHGGWIASPTELMRFLVRVDGFPTKPDLLSPDSIATMCTPSTAVGAGGYAKGWATNAVGNRWHLGDLPGTASVMVRTSGGKGWAVLVNSRNDAELDTMRIDLDNLMWTIVGHISTWPPVDLF, translated from the coding sequence GTGACCGCATTCATGACCCGCCATGGTGTGCCAGGCGCCTCGGTGGCGCTCACCGATCAGGGCCGTCTGGTCTACGTCGAAGGGTTCGGCGTGACGGATCCGGCGACGAATGCACTCGTCACCCCCGGCCATCTCTTCCGCATCGCCAGTGTCTCCAAGCCCATCACGGCAGTCACTATCTTCCGCTTGATCGAGCTGGGGGAACTCCGCCTCGGCGACATCGTTTTCGGTTCGTCCGGCATCCTGGGCAACAGGTTCGGCACACAGCCCTACCATCAGGGTGTCGACCAGATCACTGTGCAGCACCTGCTGGAACACTCCAGCGGCTGGGCCCAGTCGCAGGACCCGATGTTCGAGCACCTTGAGCTGAGCCAACGGCAGCTGATCGATCGCATGCTGGACACCGAACTCCTCACACACGCACCAGGCTCGACGTTCGAGTACCTCAACTTCGGGTACTGCCTGCTGGGGCGGATCATTGAGGCATTGACCGGGCTCCCCTACGAAGACGCCGTACGCAGGTACGTTCTTGCTCCCTGCGGCATTACCGAGATGTACCTGGCAGGCGACTCCCTGGCCGAACGGCGCAACAACGAGGTCGTCTACGTGCAGCAGGGTGCGGTCAGCCCGTACGACATCCGTATCTCCCGCATGGACTCCCATGGCGGCTGGATTGCGTCCCCCACCGAACTGATGCGCTTCCTGGTACGCGTGGACGGCTTCCCCACCAAGCCGGATCTGCTGTCGCCGGACTCGATCGCGACCATGTGCACTCCGTCGACTGCAGTCGGCGCCGGTGGCTACGCCAAGGGATGGGCTACCAACGCGGTTGGCAACCGGTGGCACCTCGGTGATCTCCCAGGCACTGCATCGGTCATGGTCCGCACCAGTGGTGGAAAGGGATGGGCGGTGCTGGTCAACTCACGCAACGATGCTGAGCTCGACACGATGCGCATCGACCTCGACAACCTCATGTGGACAATTGTCGGTCATATTTCCACCTGGCCCCCTGTCGACCTCTTTTGA
- a CDS encoding HD domain-containing protein, whose protein sequence is MTDDEQSQGTASFLLEMGMLKRAKRSGWWIAGVKDPETIAEHSFRTAVVGAVLAMMEGADPAKVALLCTFHDTQETRIGDIPHIGRRYLTAASNERVTADQVSAAHPAVIAGVQAITAEYENAENLEVTVAHDADKLECLIQAVEYREQGYQNIQPWIDSSLASLKTASARTLAEAALTMTSVEWQKVYLS, encoded by the coding sequence ATGACGGACGACGAGCAGTCGCAGGGCACGGCGAGCTTCCTGCTGGAGATGGGAATGCTCAAGCGGGCGAAGCGGTCCGGTTGGTGGATCGCCGGAGTCAAGGACCCGGAAACCATTGCTGAGCACAGCTTCCGGACGGCCGTGGTCGGCGCCGTGCTCGCCATGATGGAGGGTGCGGACCCGGCAAAGGTGGCGCTGCTGTGCACCTTCCACGACACCCAGGAAACCCGCATCGGCGACATCCCCCACATCGGCCGCCGCTACCTCACCGCCGCCTCCAACGAGCGAGTGACGGCTGATCAGGTCAGTGCCGCGCACCCGGCCGTCATCGCCGGGGTCCAGGCGATCACGGCGGAGTACGAGAATGCCGAGAACCTCGAAGTCACGGTTGCCCACGACGCCGACAAGCTCGAATGCCTGATCCAGGCCGTCGAGTACCGCGAACAGGGCTACCAGAACATCCAGCCCTGGATCGACAGCAGCCTTGCGAGCCTCAAGACCGCCTCGGCGCGCACACTCGCTGAGGCGGCGCTCACCATGACCTCCGTGGAGTGGCAGAAGGTCTACCTCAGCTGA
- a CDS encoding DUF397 domain-containing protein → MNACETAETHQALQWFKSSHSGAEGGQCVEVAASAATIHIRDSKDPAGPWLQVTSTAWSSFIRFAAECGS, encoded by the coding sequence ATGAACGCCTGTGAGACCGCCGAAACCCACCAGGCCCTGCAGTGGTTCAAGAGCAGCCACAGCGGTGCAGAAGGCGGCCAGTGCGTGGAAGTGGCAGCGTCGGCGGCGACCATCCACATCCGCGACTCCAAGGACCCCGCCGGCCCCTGGCTCCAGGTCACCTCCACCGCTTGGTCTTCGTTCATCCGCTTCGCCGCTGAGTGCGGTAGCTGA
- a CDS encoding helix-turn-helix domain-containing protein — protein MADQDENAGLLRAFGRQLKLLRERAGLSRAELGLKVGYGEDLIASVEQGRRIPRPELIDMADQAVNAGGLLIAMKDEVARARYPAFFRDAARLEAEAVELCAYDTHVVNGLLQTEEYMRALLAMRRPLLDETVIEQRVAARLARQQVFATRLTPLFSFVMEESVVLRRLGGSAGWRGQLEHLLLTGHRRNVEMQIMPLDREDHAGIDGGFTLFARKGGEQICYLETQGRSTLVTDREEVRALNSRYGIIRAQALTPRESLTYIEKLLGDQ, from the coding sequence ATGGCGGACCAGGACGAAAACGCGGGCCTCCTGCGGGCCTTCGGCCGCCAACTGAAACTCCTGCGCGAGCGCGCGGGTTTGAGCCGAGCCGAGCTGGGCCTGAAGGTGGGCTACGGCGAGGACCTGATCGCGTCGGTGGAACAGGGCCGCCGCATCCCCAGGCCTGAGTTGATCGACATGGCCGACCAGGCGGTGAACGCGGGCGGCTTGCTCATTGCGATGAAGGACGAGGTCGCACGGGCACGCTACCCCGCGTTCTTCAGGGATGCGGCGCGCTTGGAGGCGGAGGCTGTTGAGCTGTGTGCGTACGACACGCACGTGGTGAACGGCCTGCTGCAGACCGAGGAGTACATGCGGGCGTTGCTTGCGATGCGCAGACCTCTCCTGGATGAGACCGTCATCGAGCAGCGAGTTGCTGCCCGCCTGGCCCGCCAGCAGGTCTTCGCAACCCGGCTCACACCGCTGTTCAGCTTCGTGATGGAGGAGTCTGTCGTCTTGCGGCGACTCGGTGGTTCGGCAGGCTGGCGCGGCCAACTGGAGCACCTCCTCCTCACCGGGCACAGACGCAATGTCGAGATGCAGATCATGCCCCTGGACCGAGAGGATCACGCGGGCATCGACGGTGGCTTCACCCTGTTCGCTCGCAAAGGTGGTGAGCAAATCTGCTACCTGGAAACGCAGGGCCGTAGCACACTAGTCACTGATCGCGAGGAGGTTCGTGCCCTCAACTCGCGCTACGGGATCATCCGAGCCCAGGCGCTGACTCCTCGTGAGTCGTTGACCTACATCGAGAAGCTGCTGGGAGACCAATGA
- a CDS encoding ATP-binding protein encodes MLLVRALPTRHAAPHGISRLPSPCHSRTGVRHAVQLHARGARLARRLVSQYLESWGHDYDSPLNEKLTLITAELAANAVCHGYVPDRDFKVRLTLGQTTARVEVSDTRTERKPPEEPQEPQPDAESGRGLLLVAALAERWGTVPRPAAPGKTVWAECTH; translated from the coding sequence TTGCTGCTGGTCAGAGCCCTACCGACCCGGCACGCTGCTCCGCATGGAATCTCTCGACTTCCCTCTCCCTGCCACTCCCGAACGGGAGTTCGCCATGCAGTTCAGCTCCACGCCCGCGGCGCCCGGCTGGCGCGGCGGCTGGTCTCGCAGTACCTGGAGAGCTGGGGCCACGACTACGACTCGCCGCTCAACGAGAAGCTGACCCTGATCACCGCTGAGCTCGCCGCCAACGCCGTGTGCCACGGATACGTGCCGGACCGGGACTTCAAGGTCAGGCTGACGCTGGGGCAGACCACCGCTCGCGTGGAAGTGAGTGACACCCGGACCGAGCGCAAGCCCCCGGAGGAACCCCAGGAGCCGCAACCCGACGCCGAGTCGGGCCGCGGACTTCTCCTGGTGGCCGCGCTGGCCGAGCGCTGGGGAACGGTTCCCCGCCCGGCAGCGCCCGGCAAGACGGTCTGGGCTGAGTGCACCCACTGA
- a CDS encoding DUF4267 domain-containing protein → MPHTPADDPAFRSWLRVKGLREIASGAFVFVLMFVAPASVLGWYVVVFAGIPAGDAVVVRHGGGPKAAAYGVHGATALVMLATGIGLLV, encoded by the coding sequence ATTCCCCATACACCGGCCGACGACCCCGCCTTCCGGTCCTGGCTGCGCGTGAAGGGTCTGCGCGAGATCGCGTCCGGGGCCTTCGTCTTCGTTCTGATGTTCGTCGCGCCTGCGTCGGTGCTGGGTTGGTACGTGGTGGTGTTCGCTGGGATACCCGCCGGGGATGCGGTGGTCGTGCGGCACGGCGGTGGGCCGAAGGCCGCCGCCTACGGCGTCCACGGCGCAACGGCCTTGGTGATGCTGGCGACCGGCATCGGCCTCCTGGTCTGA
- a CDS encoding M9 family metallopeptidase has protein sequence MRPHFRLPRGLAVLAAASTALVGALATPSFAAPTQQAPQATPQASHAGLLPPAGAPTLGTPDQAATQQQRLTPAQLPPRNPQSGPKTALKPTVRTGTATASCTPADFSGRSGSDLAAYVQASTPDCINTLFQITGSDASGVFRESQMLSVASAFQSQAAAYTGNDSTGIWQLVLFLRAGYYVQFYDSADVGSYDATLTSAVQSGLDSFVANSHLGDVSDANGQVSGEVMVLTDSANLQGRYLNTYKQVLNAYNPATYNASWYMVNFVNDVFTPLYRGHQNPAFVTAVTSDPSIITTLDTFALNHKDLLGTTNSFLDSNAGLETARFIEHSALQATVKPLIKGLLDASSITGPTAPLWVGVAGMASYYDASNCSYYGVCNLPQQLKAAALPVSYTCDATHSILAQSLTAADLTAVCSSLENQDSFFHNLVKDNGAIPGQYENSLQMVVFASPQDYQTYAGGIYGVSTNNGGITLVGDPTNPTNQPISLTYQNGNDGFTAGIWNLNHEYTHALDGRYDMKGNFTQQTAVPDVWWIEGVAEYVSYTYRNMTDTGAVAEAPKHTYALSTLFQTTYNNTNQTRTYPWGYLAVRYMVEKHPDVIANMLSHFRTGDYTSGYAVYNSIGTAYDADFNTWLDACAAGACTAGSGGGGGGGTTACTAANTQVLDRNCFRAGQSATAGNLDYYYIYLPAGTTTLNITASGGTGTAYLLYNPNAWATPTAYTNGSLNNGTSQSLTVTNTTAGYRYISLYAQTDFSGVTVTTQY, from the coding sequence ATGCGTCCCCACTTCCGGCTGCCCCGAGGGCTGGCCGTGCTCGCCGCGGCGAGCACGGCCCTCGTCGGCGCACTGGCCACGCCGAGCTTCGCTGCCCCCACGCAGCAGGCTCCGCAGGCCACCCCGCAGGCCAGTCACGCTGGGCTGCTCCCGCCCGCCGGCGCCCCCACGCTCGGCACCCCCGACCAGGCAGCAACCCAGCAGCAGCGGCTCACCCCGGCCCAACTCCCGCCGCGAAACCCGCAGTCAGGGCCCAAGACCGCTTTGAAGCCGACGGTCCGCACCGGGACGGCAACCGCCTCATGTACCCCGGCCGACTTCAGCGGCCGCAGCGGTTCCGACCTGGCCGCCTACGTCCAGGCCTCCACTCCCGACTGCATCAACACGCTCTTCCAGATCACCGGTTCGGATGCCTCCGGGGTGTTCCGCGAGAGCCAGATGCTGTCCGTCGCCAGCGCGTTCCAGAGCCAGGCCGCCGCCTACACCGGTAACGACTCCACCGGCATCTGGCAGTTGGTGCTCTTCCTGCGCGCCGGCTACTACGTGCAGTTCTACGACTCGGCCGACGTCGGCAGCTACGACGCCACCCTCACCAGCGCGGTGCAGAGCGGCCTCGACTCCTTCGTCGCCAACTCGCACCTCGGCGACGTCAGCGACGCCAACGGCCAGGTATCCGGCGAGGTCATGGTCCTCACCGACAGCGCCAACCTGCAGGGCCGCTACCTGAACACCTACAAGCAGGTGCTGAACGCCTACAACCCCGCGACCTACAACGCCTCCTGGTACATGGTGAACTTCGTCAACGACGTCTTCACCCCGCTCTACCGCGGCCACCAGAACCCGGCCTTCGTCACCGCCGTCACCAGCGACCCGAGCATCATCACCACGCTCGACACCTTCGCCCTCAACCACAAGGACCTGCTGGGCACCACCAACTCGTTCCTGGACTCCAACGCCGGTCTGGAGACCGCCCGTTTCATCGAGCACTCGGCCCTGCAGGCCACCGTGAAGCCACTGATCAAGGGCCTGCTCGACGCCTCCTCGATCACCGGGCCGACCGCTCCGCTCTGGGTCGGCGTGGCCGGCATGGCCAGCTACTACGACGCGTCCAACTGCTCCTACTACGGCGTCTGCAACCTGCCGCAGCAGCTCAAGGCAGCGGCCCTGCCGGTCAGTTACACCTGCGACGCTACCCACAGCATCTTGGCGCAGAGCCTCACCGCCGCCGACCTCACCGCCGTCTGCTCCAGCCTGGAGAACCAGGACTCGTTCTTCCACAACCTGGTCAAGGACAACGGTGCGATCCCCGGCCAGTACGAGAACTCGCTGCAGATGGTGGTCTTCGCCAGCCCGCAGGACTACCAGACCTACGCCGGCGGCATCTACGGGGTGAGCACCAACAACGGCGGCATCACGCTGGTGGGTGACCCCACCAACCCCACCAACCAGCCGATCTCCCTCACCTACCAGAACGGCAACGACGGCTTCACCGCGGGCATCTGGAACCTCAACCACGAGTACACCCACGCCCTGGACGGCCGCTACGACATGAAGGGCAACTTCACCCAGCAGACCGCCGTGCCGGACGTCTGGTGGATCGAAGGCGTGGCCGAGTACGTGTCGTACACCTACCGGAACATGACCGACACCGGCGCGGTGGCCGAGGCTCCCAAGCACACCTACGCGCTCAGCACGCTGTTCCAGACCACCTACAACAACACCAACCAGACCCGCACCTACCCGTGGGGCTACCTGGCCGTCCGGTACATGGTCGAGAAGCACCCTGACGTCATCGCCAACATGCTGAGCCACTTCCGCACCGGCGACTACACCAGCGGCTACGCGGTCTACAACTCCATCGGCACCGCGTACGACGCCGACTTCAACACCTGGCTGGACGCCTGCGCCGCCGGCGCCTGCACGGCGGGCAGCGGCGGTGGCGGCGGCGGCGGTACCACGGCCTGCACCGCTGCCAACACCCAGGTGCTGGACCGCAACTGCTTCCGCGCCGGCCAGTCGGCCACGGCGGGCAACCTGGACTACTACTACATCTACCTGCCGGCCGGAACCACCACGCTCAACATCACCGCCAGCGGCGGCACCGGCACCGCGTACCTGCTCTACAACCCCAACGCCTGGGCCACGCCCACCGCTTACACCAACGGCTCGCTCAACAACGGCACCAGCCAGAGCCTGACCGTCACCAACACCACGGCCGGCTACCGCTACATCAGCCTCTACGCCCAGACCGACTTCAGCGGCGTCACGGTCACCACGCAGTACTGA